The following DNA comes from Gopherus flavomarginatus isolate rGopFla2 chromosome 5, rGopFla2.mat.asm, whole genome shotgun sequence.
TGTGACACAGCGATGATTTTTCATGCATTAGGAGAAGCCAGACTTATTTCTCTATAAAAGCATTAGAATTTGAGGCTGAAGTTTAGCAGGATCCCGGTACCAGATCCTGGGTTTTGCAGCGTTCCTACTCCAGGGTGCATTGTGGATTGGATTTCTTTTTTGCTCCAGTAGAAGCAGTAAGACTGGTTCTCTATTATGATGCTGCAGATTGGGAGATCAGGGCCAAAAATCAGCAGGAGACAGTTAGTTCCAGCTTTTACCTGATAATGTGTGTGACACAGTCTCTGATTCATTTTGAAATTCCCAGTGCCTCCTGAGCAGCACggattttctttcttaaaaaaaataataataaaaatacagccTTGAGCATTGACCTGAGAGCTACGTTTTATTAGCCAACGTATGTATTATTCAGCTCTGGAATATTTATTTCAATAATTAATATATTAATACAAAAAGAGACAATGCCAGAGGGGTTTTGCAAAGGGGGCCTGTGGCCGCTAGAGGCCGATCGAGGGCTGGAAAGCCCAGGGAATAAATCAGACCAGGCGTTCGTCCTTCAGTGGTACGTAAACACAGTTGAGAATTGGGCAGAAGACTGACAAAGGGGTGTAGAGAGCGGGAGAGAGCAACAGTTCTTGCTCCAGCAACTAACCGATCACAGAGTTCTCTTGATTGCTGCGGTGGGGCTTTAAAACCCGGGAGTGAAAATCTCTCTGTTCGTTTTTACTGTCTTTATTTTCATTGCAtcactctccttctccccccatcGCCCTAGAAATAACATCAGCAACAACAAGTGGATGCTGAGAGCGTGACTGGTAGCTGGACTGCAGGGCGATCAGCTGCAGTGTAAACGGGCGTGAGAGGGAAATTGCCACAAGCAGGACGCATCCTTTTATCAATAGCCAGAGCCTGTCTTGGTACAGGGATTATTTCACGTTGATTCACAAACCCTAGAGCAAGCGCCGGTGTTGGGAAGACTAGCgatcacatacagacacacacactcacacacgcaCTCCACTGCGcgggcgcgcacacacacacacgcgaaTCCTTTTTTTTCTGGAGCAAGATTCTtgattgttgttgttttgctAAGATCTGGGCTAAGAAGTGATCGTCGCTGACCAGAATTCTGCAGAGCCGGGCTATTCGTCTGGCTCCCTCCAGGAGGTCTGGTTGCATATAAAGGAAAGCGAGAAAAATAAGTCATCAACCTGTAGTTTTGACGTCCCTACACCTGCAAACCTAGATTGCTTAGTACAGTTCCCTCCTCCAGAGCTCTTTCTCCAGATCCTTGGACGAGCGAGAACAGCGTTGCTATTTCTCTGACTCGGAACAGTAAGTATAATATCATTTTTCTTTCTGTAGTATTTTAATAAACAGGTAGCTATAAATGAGGGTGCcgtttcttgtgtgtgtgtgtctgtgtgaaagagagagagagtgtgtgtaggTTTTGTTGCTCCATGGAAGCTacagtttgtattttttttttttgttatacaaGTATGGATGTTCATCACTTAATATACCCAGGTATGTACCTGTTACTAAGCGAAAATTTAGTAAAACGTGCAGAATGACTAAAACATAAGTTAGATTTAGAATATACTGTGGATATTTGTGTCTCTTTGATCAACATTTGATATATATGTATgtaagattttatatatataaagtcTTGCAAAATTTGAATGCCATATACAGTAGAATTTAAATGGATTTTGCTCTCCTAGAGTTTGAAAGAGAAAACAATTATATACTTAAGTGCACTTATATGTATCTATGCACAAAACCCATATCCATACACAAAATTATATAAAATCTCTGGGTGTATGGAGTatctgtgtatttgtgtgtgtgatgtATAAATGTGAATAGTGTGGGTAGTGGATGGCTGAACACTGAACACCTTAATAAATGACACAGTTTGCACTTGATCTACACTGTGGCCTCTTAGGAAAATGAACCAACCCTTTCTaaacctttttgttttctttgttatttttgtgtgtatgtgtgtgtgcatgtgcctcAGGTTAAGTACTTCTTCCGCATGAGCATAACCAAAGGGTGATCCTCTCCCTTGTCCCTTATGGAGACCTCAGAGCCAGTGTTGcagccttctcctcctcctcttgccaCTGCAGCTACTGCCTGGGGTGCTGCTCCAAGGTTTGAGACACTGTTGACAGGCTGAAGAAAGAGGGCTTGCAAAGACCTCCTCACTGTGTAAACAAAATGATGGCTGGAAGTTACTTCAACTCCCTAAATACTATTATTAATCAGTAATCATATCGCTAGGCCAAAGCATTGCATGGAGCAAATGAGAAAAGAGACTATTTGCATTTGGTTACAATGATAAACGAAAGACCTGAAACTTTTCTGTATCAAGAAAATaacaggacagttacctccttgCTTTGCATTAACATTTGCTCCTTGCTGGCTGCAGTCTTTGGAGTCTACAACAAAATCATGAATTTGAACAGATGTGTGGATTCTGGAGAGGCCACTggagtgtaataaaaataaagagacTTGGTGGATGAAAGGACAAGGCCTAGACTTTTTCTGAGATCAAATCTGAAGGctgcatcttttatttttttgataGCAAAACACAGTTATCTGTGTCAGACATCCTGGATGATAAGAAAATGCAGATTTTGTGGTGGTTACAATTTTGCAAAACACAAATTCAGTTTTACTAATAACATGATGTGCTGTGCTTCCAAGAAACTGCCCTCCAAATGCAAATGGCTTTGAACTTCCCCTCATAGAAGTCAAGGTGTGACTACAGATATCCCAGACTATTTTGTATTAAACAAATAAACGATTACAAAATGGAGGTTGCAATGGTGAGTGCAGATAGCTCCGGCTGCAACAGCCACATGCCCTATGGATATGCCGTCCAGGCTCGGGCTCGGGAGAGAGAACGACTGGCACACTcaagggcagcagcagctgctgctgtggcagcgGCAACGGCGGCAGTAGAAGGTGGGGCCTCATTAGGAGGTGGATCCTATCACCACTACCACCAGGTACAGAGTGGGGGGGCTTCCTCTTCTCACAATGGGAATGCATCACacagcaatttgttccagtgtcagAACAGTAGAAGGAGGAAACGAGGAAGAAAGAGGAGCCACTATCTGGGTAGCAGGGACTGTGGGGCCTCCTTCCCATGTTCTgagctgctgcctctcagtggCTCTGAAGAGAAGATACTGAAGGACTtgagtgaggaggaagaggaggaggagggggaggatgaagaggatgaggaggaaggAAAGTTCTTCTACAGTGATGAGGATGATGTGGATGAGTTTTCGTATTTGGACCAATCACCTGATGATGGTGGTGGCGGTGGCCCTGGGGGCTACAGCACAGTACGCTACAGCGAGTATGAGTGCTGCGAACGGGTGGTGATCAATGTGTCAGGACTGCGGTTTGAGACTCAGCTGAAAACCTTGGCTCAGTTTCCTGAGACATTGCTTGGTGATCCGGCAAAGCGGGGCAGGTATTTTGACCCACTCAGGAATGAGTACTTCTTCGATAGGAACCGGCCCAGCTTTGATGCCATCCTGTACTACTACCAGTCTGGAGGCCGTCTGAAGAGGCCGGTCAATGTGCCCTTTGATATCTTCACTGAGGAAGTGAAATTCTATCAGCTTGGGGAGGAGGCCATGCTCAAGTTCAGGGAGGATGAAGGGTTCGTCAAAGAGGAAGAAGATAAGGCTTTGCCCGACAATGAGTTCAAGAAGCAGATCTGGCTGCTGTTTGAGTACCCAGAGAGTTCCAGTGCAGCCAGGGGCATTGCCATTGTCTCTGTCTTGGTCATCTTGATCTCCATCGTCATCTTCTGTCTGGAGACTTTGCCAGAATTCAGAGACAACAAGGAGCTCATATTGTCCCtgggcttggggaaggggcttTTCAATGAGACTCTACACCTGGATGGTGGGGGGCACACTATCTTCAATGACCCATTTTTCATTGTGGAGACAGTCTGCATCATCTGGTTCTCCTTTGAGTTTACAGTGAGATGGTTTGCCTGCCCCAGCAAAGCAGTCTTCATCAAGAACATCATGAACATCATAGACATTGTCTCCATCTTGCCTTACTTCATCACCCTGGGCACTGAGCTGGTCCAGCAGCAGGGCAGTAATGGTCAACAGGCCATGTCTTTTGCTATCCTGAGGATCATCCGTCTGGTCAGGGTGTTTCGCATCTTCAAGCTCTCCAGACACTCTAAGGGTTTGCAGATCCTAGGTCATACGCTCAGAGCCAGCATGAGGGAGCTGGGGCTCCTcatcttctttctttttattggAGTCATTTTGTTTTCCAGTGCTGTTTACTTTGCAGAAGCTGATGAACCTTCCACTCATTTTCAAAGCATCCCAGATGCCTTTTGGTGGGCTGTAGTGACCATGACCACAGTTGGTTATGGGGACATGAAACCCATAACTGTGGGTGGGAAAATAGTCGGGTCCCTGTGTGCCATCGCGGGTGTGTTAACCATTGCTTTACCAGTGCCAGTGATTGTCTCCAATTTTAACTATTTCTATCACAGAGAGACTGAGAATGAAGAACAAACACAACTGACGCAAAATGCAGTCAGTTGTCCATACCTCCCAACTAATTTACTGAAGAAATTTAGAAGCTCATCTTCTTCTTCCACAGAGGGTAAATCAGAGTATTTGGAGATGGAAGAAGGAGTTAAAGAGTCTCTTtgtgtaaaggaaaaaaaatgtcaggACACAGGGAATGACAGTGAGACAGAGAAGAAAAACTGTGTAAATTCAAAATCTGTGGAAACTGATGTGTAATATTGAAAGTTTCCAAATATATTTATGCATTAAAGAGTGCAGTGATAAAAATGAAATATGCAAACAAAAGTCTCAAGCATACAATAGTATGCCCTTTATTggttaaatacaaataaaaaatagcGTTGCTAAAGTTGTATTACATATCAAGTAAATTATATACCTTGTGGAAGAGGTGGTTTGAGCTGATGTAATTTcaaactttatatttttattagaatgCAAGCGTTTTGCACATGAGGGGAAGAAATCATTAAAACCAAGACAGTTTTAAATAGGGTGCATGAACTGTTGACATCACTAATAAGATCTCAGTGGTAAAAGTTGGCATTCAGAGGTATTTACTATGTAAGAAACAATGAAGTTCAGCAATCATTATCTGTTTATCAATGCTTTAATAGCTGTTACCATAAATCATTGGATTTCATAGTTGTGATCTTCAAAGCAGTAAAAATTATTgtaaaaaccaatttttttccacagaacataGGTCTAAATTTTATCTTGAACTATCTAATGCttatttttaattggaaaataACTTTGAAAAGGCTGCTGAACCTCCAGAAATTGTTTATATTTATAACTCTCTTTGGAGGCATTGCAGCATTTGTTGTCTAATATATGGAAGAAATGAAGTAAGATAATCATTTAACATGGTCTGAATGCAGTGGCAAAGTGACTGGAATGCTTTTTTGCACTACTTTTTATGCTGGAGATATACTGAAAGAGACTTCATACTGTGAATGTTTACTAATGTAGTAGTTGAATGACAATCATTGGAAGAGTGAATTCTGCATCTCATTTtattgggttttttgtgtgtgtgatgctgATGGCTAACCATCTAATGTTACATTAATTCCATATTCTTTTAATTATGAATATCTGTGATCTGAAAACGGACTGTGAAGTaaaattttataattttttttaaacagtctgcTCTACTGATGCCCTCAAGAAATAACagtgtattttatattttctttactGGGTCACTCTTCAGCATTCAGAATCCGTGATAAATACTTGCACTTTGTCAGTATTGATGTAATTCTGAGTAATTGAAGGGACTGTAGCAGTAATAAGGTGTTCAACTGCTACAGTGATGAGGACTAAGAATTGCTAACTTTTAAATGTGCTATTATTGGAGCTGTGTTTTTTTCCTTAATTACAGCTTTCACCCATGTGCATTTGAAATAACCTTTAAGATCCATAGTAGGCATTCTGGGATTTAGAATAAACACTTCAGGACCCAGGCTGTCCTCAAGAAAGTATTTGTTGATCCATTCTTGCTTATGTTTAAGCCAGTCCTGCCTTCCTTGTGCACCCCAAGCTCCCATTAACCTCAGTTGGAGATGTGAGTGTGCAAGAACTGTACTGTCAGGCCCACTGTATATTTCAGAACTTGGAACGAAATAGGAGAGGTATCATCTAACATAAAGTATGCATTCAAAGTACAcctttacctcgatataacgctgtccttgggagccaaaaaatcttactgcgttataggtgaaatcgtgttgtactgaacttgctttgatctgctggagtgcgcagccctgccccccccggagcactgctttactgcgttatatcgggtggcgttatatcgtgGTAGTGGTGTAGGTATTCTTGGAGCTAGATTTATCTGGACAGGGCATTACTAAAGTGGAACAGTTTTGGAGAAGGCATTGTGGAATCCAGAGAGGTCCAAATTACTACCCTTGAACAATATTGACATGGGCACTTTGGGATGTGGAAACAGGCATTGTGAGAAATAGAGGAGTTAAACAACACTAGTAAGTTGGTGTGATTTTTGCAATGGCAATCCAAAGCCCAGAAGAGGAATTCTGGGATGATGGATAGAGAATGACAACGTTCTGGTGCTGAAAAGTGTCATTTTTTCAGTACTCAGAACTAACCTCAATGGAAATTGCACACAGGTATCAAAGTGGCATGGTTAATTTTCAGCAACATCATGTGACACAGAACGGAGCCCTAGGTTCAGGACTTTCCTGGTTGGTCAGTTTTTGCCCTCATGGTTATTGTGTAGGTCATATCAGCCAAGAAGATCCTCTACTTATCCTCCAGTGCAAACATCAGTAAGTAGAATTGCTTattaaaaaatacattaatattATCGAGGGTACAGCAGAAAACACTGCATTGTGTCCAGCCCTGACTGAAAGGCCACAGATAAGCATTATATTCCTAGCATAAAATCCTGAACAGATTTCACCAGCTTTAAGCAGAGGTCCTATTTAGTGTGCTGACATTAAACTCAGCTAAGTTTTAAAGCATAATACCCAAATAGTTTTTATTTGTAGAAATTCACTATAAGTAAGATACTGTATTTCATTCTTGCTATTCTATGtaaacaaattttttaaaaaaagcctatgAAGAGGAAATGTTAGTAATAAGGATGGGCATTACTATATATACTACAAAAATCAACCAAAAGAAAGTGCTTTGTTAAGAGGTGCCAGTAACAGCTTAAGAACATATGGATTCCTGTGTATACTGGATTTATAGCAGTACTATATAAGCCAGGTCCCAGGTGATCTTATTCGAGTCAGTAAAAAGGTAGTGAAAATAAGGAAAGTACAAGCTAAAGACAAATTGGTGGAAAATAAGGAGTGCAGATTTGCATGATGATTTGGCTGATAGTGAAAGTGGGAAATTTAGGCTGGATGAGAGATCATGGAATTTTGAATCTTCAGACGGAGAGTACTGTAAAAATAAGGAATAAAGCTCTTCATTTCAGAGGGAAAGGTATATGTTGCATTACTCTTGGGGACTTGCAGTAGTAAACAGAAGAACATTATGAAGTCAGATGAAAGTGCTGTGCCTCCTGAAGATATATATGAGCCTGTGTACATGTATGTAACTGTTATGTCAGGGGTTGTCTATATAAATGAGAATAACTGTAGCTCAAAATTAGGTATCGCTACTAGTTTGGCAGACCATTCTGACACATACAAAAGGACCCTGCGTTTCCAGAAAGGAAGGAAATATCTTTACATGGACCTTTGGATTTGCTTGGCCCACTGCTCATCAGTCCAATCAGTTATAACACAGTCTGAAAAGGCCTCACCCCAAACACACTTTCAGTCTATGAAAAGGCTAAAATCTGTAGGTCATAAATCCTTTCAATAAAATGGAAAGTCTCAATAAAATACAACTTTGGTTGCAACTTTGTGCAAGAGAAATCCCTGTTTAAGCACCTACAGTTCCCATTTATTACTATTGCTGCTGCTGTCAAAACTTTCTTAATGTTATTTGATGCTGACAACTACCAGAATAAAGTATTGTCATCATTTGCGCATACTCTGATTCTTAAATTATGGACGAGAAATGCATCTCTGGTATAAGTGTGCTGAAGTGCATGGAGTTGCACCAGGGATAAATTTGGACCTAGTACTGTAGTTCAGACCATGCCACAACAGACATGTGCTCTAGCTACAAATaacacaaaatgaaatattttgagattttgggcctgattctcttgcAATGGTGTAAAATCTAGAGCAATTTCAGTAGAAGTCATTGAGGTACACTAATGCAAAGTGAGATTTCAAACGGAGTCTGCTACTTAATTTTCTAAATTGCTCCTCATGTTCAGGAataaatgtatcatttttatagtaaCACTTGGTGCCAAGGCAGGAAAGCAGGTTCTTAAGGAGCGTGCTTTGCTAAGGGAACAGCTGATTTAATGCATGACTTCAGAGActtatattttttccttccttaCAATCATTCTGTTTCTTGAAATCACATTGATTCATGGAAACCTCAGTGTGGGTCCCCAAACTGGTATGAAACCAATTGTTGTGTTTCTTTGTTAGGGAGCACAATGTCTAGGCTTTTCAGTGTTTAGCAAAGCCTTCTCAGAATGGTTCTAACATAAAACCCATTGATGGAAAGCACAGTTCTTTGTTTCGGATTGAAGAAAAATCTCCTATCTCCTTTTTTTGCATTGAAGAGAGTCCATTTCATTTGTTTCCATGTCATGCAAAGTCATTTTAGGCAGCGCAGGTGCATGGAAAAATTGTTATAGGTATGTCCAAGTCAGAACCACCTTGTTCTTGGTATTTTGGGGGTGTTAAATATTAATTCTGGATTGTTCTTAGTCATAGAAAGTATAATTTGGTTGGGTTTTGAGCCAGCAAAACCTTGTTCTAGCTTGTGATGGAACATGAGAAATCTATTCTGGATGGCTTTGATGTGTACAAAGTCTGATTTAAGTGTCATCAGGTCATATCCCTGAACAAAAGAACTGTGTTTAGTGGCCCCAGGCCCAAAAAAGTTCATGTCAGGTGTGTTTTGAATTGTGGGAAGTTCATTCTAATTGACCTGGTGTTACGAAAAATCAATTTTTAGGTGGCTCAAGAGTATGAAAAACTTGCACTTCATGGTTGGGAAAGCATGGGAAGTGCATTTTAGAGGAATAGTGACAGGAAGGGCAGCTCTGAATACCCATCTATACTCCTAATCTAGAAATGCCTATTTTGGGCATGCCTAGTTTTTCCTGCACAGTTTTGATTTATGATGTGTCCTCTTAGTGATCCTAGAGCTTGGGAATCCAATTTTCAGTGCAAACAAAGTATTAAAATAAAGCTTGTGGAAATTTACTTGGTATTTTAGCTTTCAGTAATACAATTCCTCAGGACTCATTTCCGACTGGTCCAGCGTTTGTTCTGCTTTCACTGTATCCTGTTATAAATACTGGCCTAAATTATTGCAATTAATTGGTATAAGAAAAGTATTATGTCAAAACAtagtttagcattttaaaattaacataACATCCAGCATAGATACTATAGTTTTTGTTATAATAGGAGTGACCAAAATCCTAATTCATAATATTTGTAGACATGGCTCAGGGTATGCATTTTATTGTTGATGTGTTCGAATGACCAAATATTTTTGGCTTTACAGTGAATAGGTCTTGTTTAATGGTTTATCATATTTGTGCATCTTTGTTTGAAATAAGCGATGGTGGAGAAATCAGTTATTTTTAAATCACTGAGACCGAAATGAACGTACCTTCATTTCCACAAAGATCATTTGAGGTGAAAATAACTCTTGACAACTTAATTATTGGTTAAACACTTAAAAAAGGTTATACCTGGGAACCAGGTGCAAATATGAAAATTTATATAATTACTTCAATGCTTTCTATGTATTCAGAACTCTGATTACATATTAGTTCATAAATACAAGCCATTAAATCATTTTGTACCAAGGTGtttgtattaatttttattttaaactctatTCTTGAAAATTATAATGTGCCTTGAGGACTTTTTTTGCAGCAGGTTCTTtacgaaacaaaacaaaaacaagaaaagaaaagaagtgagATCTTAAGTTACATTTCAAAATCTGGTAAAAGATTCTGACTGGTGGAAAGTAGGTAAGTAAAAGTTTTGTGTTTAATTATTCCTTCAATTGTGCAAGCACAGTGTTGCCACTGAAACCAAATTAGGGAGCAGTTGGTTAAAGGAAGTTTGCAACTACAAATGTCATTACTTTATAAATTATGTCAAATTCAGGTTCTTACATGATCCCCattattgtagtatctgagcacctcataatctttaatgtttATACCCTCACAACAACCCTGTATGGTAGGGACATGCTATTGTCCCTATTTACACATGGAGAACTAAGGCATAGGAAGACTGTGATTTGcctagggtcacacaggaagtctgtggtggagcaggaatTTGAACCTACATCTCAGAAGTCCTAAACTAGCACACTAAGTAATGGATCATGCTTTCTCCTTAGGGTGCTCAAAAATACTGCACAGTCatatttttcttaaacaaaactGTTAATGCTGCAATGTCAGAAATTTTTTTACTGGGGTATGTGGAAAAAGATGGATACAGCTcttctttatttctcttttgtgtgctgctgggatttttatgtttatttttggaGGGTGCATTTGATTTTGTAGGTTACATCAAAAAGAGCTTTGACATAGAAAGAGATAGTcttatcaataaaaataaaatctagcgAATATTAAATTTGGGCTtagtccagaggtgaaagtaagccgataCAGTCCGGTAGCGGTAAGAAAGTGGCCGCCGGTACACAGCTGACCATACTGGCAGGGCTGCTG
Coding sequences within:
- the KCNA4 gene encoding potassium voltage-gated channel subfamily A member 4 — its product is MEVAMVSADSSGCNSHMPYGYAVQARARERERLAHSRAAAAAAVAAATAAVEGGASLGGGSYHHYHQVQSGGASSSHNGNASHSNLFQCQNSRRRKRGRKRSHYLGSRDCGASFPCSELLPLSGSEEKILKDLSEEEEEEEGEDEEDEEEGKFFYSDEDDVDEFSYLDQSPDDGGGGGPGGYSTVRYSEYECCERVVINVSGLRFETQLKTLAQFPETLLGDPAKRGRYFDPLRNEYFFDRNRPSFDAILYYYQSGGRLKRPVNVPFDIFTEEVKFYQLGEEAMLKFREDEGFVKEEEDKALPDNEFKKQIWLLFEYPESSSAARGIAIVSVLVILISIVIFCLETLPEFRDNKELILSLGLGKGLFNETLHLDGGGHTIFNDPFFIVETVCIIWFSFEFTVRWFACPSKAVFIKNIMNIIDIVSILPYFITLGTELVQQQGSNGQQAMSFAILRIIRLVRVFRIFKLSRHSKGLQILGHTLRASMRELGLLIFFLFIGVILFSSAVYFAEADEPSTHFQSIPDAFWWAVVTMTTVGYGDMKPITVGGKIVGSLCAIAGVLTIALPVPVIVSNFNYFYHRETENEEQTQLTQNAVSCPYLPTNLLKKFRSSSSSSTEGKSEYLEMEEGVKESLCVKEKKCQDTGNDSETEKKNCVNSKSVETDV